A single region of the Pseudorhodoplanes sp. genome encodes:
- a CDS encoding O-antigen ligase family protein, translated as MTMIGRETLLVALLGLAFFTATLAFEPSAVIAIAAAPLVASGVVLLWGILHGSRTATLTLLFCATFLMQAVFRVRDYQDKDVDFQVLIKIGVWIMVAAIALLHARRWIGLLRNPVNLPCAFFLAWLFATTLVSPNPAYTAASAFTIFACVVFSAYTFSKFDPVTVFATMLLSMILFCGVSIVVYYTLPEFGHYVYWVNEERFVSPRLAGIAGSANNMALLAAFGLVVTGLYARDLHRISRLIVPLSVLLCGAALLMTNSRAPLAVVVIILLATYTFTWRRLYAGLFLISVAILLLAVILPFGQETLLKAVSRSGDVGEVTSFTGRTDIWYGVLKLVEAQPWMGYGYASSVFVLPQYVNEIGFTTSHAHNLMLQLLLTTGWVGVILFTLTVMGVILRAIIYRDRVTFAMVAFVLLNGITESSGFTTLANVCSLAFAIAVSLPTGSGIQDYEDDYSYQRRFS; from the coding sequence ATGACCATGATCGGGCGCGAAACTCTGCTCGTTGCCTTGCTAGGGCTTGCCTTCTTCACCGCGACGCTGGCCTTCGAACCGTCGGCCGTGATCGCAATCGCCGCCGCGCCCCTTGTGGCCAGCGGCGTCGTGCTGCTCTGGGGTATCCTGCATGGCAGCCGCACGGCCACATTGACCCTTCTGTTCTGTGCGACCTTCCTGATGCAGGCCGTGTTCCGCGTCCGCGACTATCAGGACAAGGACGTCGATTTCCAGGTCCTTATCAAGATCGGCGTCTGGATCATGGTCGCAGCCATCGCGCTCCTGCACGCCCGGCGCTGGATCGGCCTCTTGCGTAATCCGGTCAACTTGCCCTGCGCTTTCTTCCTGGCTTGGCTGTTCGCAACGACGCTGGTGTCTCCCAACCCGGCTTATACGGCCGCGTCCGCCTTCACCATTTTCGCCTGCGTTGTTTTCTCGGCTTATACCTTCTCCAAATTCGATCCTGTCACCGTTTTCGCCACCATGCTTCTGTCGATGATCCTGTTCTGCGGGGTGTCGATCGTCGTCTATTACACGCTTCCTGAATTCGGTCACTATGTCTACTGGGTCAACGAGGAGCGCTTCGTCAGCCCCCGCCTCGCCGGCATCGCCGGCAGCGCCAATAATATGGCGCTGCTCGCCGCCTTCGGTCTGGTGGTGACCGGCCTCTACGCACGCGATCTGCACCGGATCAGCCGGCTCATCGTTCCGCTCTCCGTGCTACTGTGCGGCGCCGCGTTGCTGATGACCAATTCCCGCGCGCCGCTGGCCGTGGTCGTCATCATCCTGCTCGCTACTTATACATTCACCTGGCGGCGCCTCTATGCCGGGCTGTTCTTGATCTCGGTCGCCATTCTCCTGCTCGCTGTCATTCTGCCCTTCGGTCAGGAGACTTTGCTGAAGGCGGTGTCGCGCAGCGGCGATGTCGGCGAAGTGACGTCATTCACTGGCCGCACCGACATCTGGTACGGCGTCCTCAAGCTCGTCGAAGCGCAGCCCTGGATGGGTTACGGCTATGCGAGCTCTGTTTTCGTGCTGCCGCAATACGTGAACGAAATCGGCTTCACAACATCCCACGCGCATAACCTGATGCTGCAGCTCCTGCTCACCACAGGCTGGGTCGGAGTCATTCTCTTCACGCTCACCGTGATGGGCGTGATTCTGCGGGCGATCATCTACAGGGACCGCGTCACCTTCGCCATGGTGGCCTTCGTGCTGCTCAACGGCATCACCGAATCCAGCGGCTTCACCACGCTTGCGAATGTCTGCTCCCTCGCTTTTGCCATCGCGGTATCGCTGCCGACCGGATCTGGGATTCAAGACTATGAAGACGATTATTCATATCAGCGCCGATTTTCCTGA
- a CDS encoding class I SAM-dependent methyltransferase has translation MLRTYIRSLRFLSRSVRNAFGKFPRECPLCGYHGKFLGYGYPYVCDVYCPQCGSLERHRLLYLADRDHNFFAGKTVLHFAPEIAVRKLVLEQSPKSYVTADLFAEGVDRRENIEALTIEDNAFDVVICLHVLEHVDDRAAIAELYRVIKPGGLLIAMFPIVEGWSETFEDPTKSEPDERLLYFGQHDHARFFGSDARLRLGLPGFKVDEYTAVEPFVSRHGLSRGEKIFLCRKPANDRPSNGSVTAP, from the coding sequence ATGCTGCGAACTTATATTCGCTCGTTGCGATTTCTGTCGCGATCAGTCCGGAACGCGTTTGGCAAGTTCCCGCGCGAATGCCCGCTTTGTGGTTACCACGGCAAGTTTCTGGGCTACGGCTATCCGTATGTCTGCGACGTCTATTGTCCGCAATGCGGTTCGCTGGAACGGCATCGTCTGCTCTATCTCGCCGACCGCGACCACAACTTCTTCGCCGGTAAGACTGTCCTGCATTTCGCGCCGGAGATCGCCGTGCGCAAGCTCGTTCTCGAGCAATCGCCAAAGTCTTATGTTACCGCCGATCTTTTCGCCGAAGGCGTCGACCGCAGGGAGAATATCGAAGCATTGACGATCGAAGACAACGCCTTCGATGTCGTGATTTGCCTGCACGTGCTCGAGCATGTCGACGATCGCGCGGCCATTGCAGAGCTCTACCGCGTGATCAAGCCGGGCGGGCTGCTGATCGCCATGTTCCCGATCGTGGAAGGCTGGTCGGAGACATTCGAGGATCCCACAAAATCCGAGCCCGACGAGCGCCTGCTTTATTTCGGCCAGCACGATCACGCCCGCTTCTTCGGCAGCGACGCGCGGCTGCGGCTCGGCCTTCCAGGCTTCAAGGTGGATGAATATACCGCCGTCGAGCCTTTCGTCTCCCGGCACGGTCTCTCGCGCGGCGAAAAGATCTTTCTGTGCCGCAAGCCGGCGAATGACCGGCCGTCAAACGGGTCAGTGACCGCGCCGTGA
- a CDS encoding cellulase family glycosylhydrolase: MRRAVNVAQWFTWPRYEAPPATGIMWPPYKETPRPLDSGDLQALKQAGFDTVRLPVDPAPFFVFEGERRETVYRMLFEAIGRIQAAELNVIVDLHPNSRHPVWGQHAVVKGVDAPAFVQLSGVVEEMARRLSRHNVHKVALELINEPRLKCKGEEQSHWETLLVHLVQRARKAAPDLTLVVTGSCISTLDGLIALEPKKLGDKNLIYTFHYYEPFSFTHQGAAFIPWPDKYLDEVPWPANARPIDASMQKIEDHVARAKNLDAAARIKAALGAQINLKKFHASGAGRQLIEDRFALVSKWAKHNGIPPSRILIGEFGVLRKNGDAPGALCEDRIRWLTDVRQTADQFGFSWAYFSYDGPFALVRDDRNRELDASVLGALGLTSRKGGCVN; this comes from the coding sequence ATGCGTCGCGCCGTCAACGTTGCGCAATGGTTCACATGGCCGCGCTATGAGGCGCCGCCCGCGACCGGGATCATGTGGCCGCCCTACAAGGAGACTCCGCGGCCATTGGACAGCGGCGACTTGCAGGCGCTGAAACAGGCCGGATTCGATACGGTGCGTTTGCCGGTCGATCCCGCGCCGTTTTTCGTGTTTGAAGGCGAGCGGCGCGAGACCGTGTATCGCATGCTGTTCGAGGCGATCGGACGCATTCAGGCGGCGGAGCTGAATGTCATCGTCGATCTGCATCCGAACAGCCGGCATCCGGTCTGGGGGCAGCATGCCGTGGTCAAAGGCGTCGACGCACCGGCCTTTGTGCAATTGTCCGGCGTGGTCGAGGAGATGGCGCGCCGGCTGTCGCGTCACAATGTACATAAAGTGGCGCTGGAGCTGATCAACGAACCGCGCCTGAAATGCAAAGGCGAGGAACAGTCGCACTGGGAAACACTGCTCGTGCATCTTGTGCAGCGCGCCCGCAAGGCGGCGCCCGATCTCACGCTGGTGGTGACCGGCTCCTGTATCTCAACGCTCGACGGCCTGATTGCGCTGGAGCCGAAAAAGCTGGGCGACAAGAATCTGATTTACACCTTCCATTATTATGAGCCGTTTAGCTTCACGCATCAGGGCGCGGCCTTCATTCCCTGGCCGGACAAATATCTTGACGAAGTGCCGTGGCCGGCGAATGCCCGGCCGATCGACGCATCGATGCAGAAGATCGAGGACCATGTCGCGCGCGCGAAGAATCTTGATGCGGCGGCTCGCATCAAGGCGGCGCTCGGGGCGCAGATCAATCTCAAGAAATTCCATGCCAGCGGCGCCGGCCGCCAACTGATCGAAGACCGCTTCGCGCTGGTTTCAAAATGGGCGAAGCACAATGGCATCCCGCCGTCGCGGATTCTGATCGGGGAGTTTGGCGTGCTGCGCAAGAACGGCGACGCACCCGGGGCGCTTTGCGAAGACCGGATTCGCTGGCTCACCGATGTGCGGCAGACAGCGGACCAGTTCGGCTTTAGCTGGGCCTATTTCAGCTACGACGGACCATTCGCGCTGGTGCGGGACGATCGCAACCGGGAACTGGATGCATCGGTGCTTGGCGCGCTCGGCCTGACGTCACGCAAAGGCGGCTGCGTGAACTGA
- a CDS encoding response regulator transcription factor gives MTTRMHGTSRVTASNLIPRGKTQDLDKLPRIEEADGPSLKSTDTGTIVIIDQRVLIRDCLVRCLKTANKDCLVLAFASVMDWLAGAADHPAPAVIVLCVQDRKPVDAQIGTELSVLAGRGIDVPVVIISDAEDMNHVVAALENGARGYIPTSVTLDVAVEAMRLVEAGGTFAPASTMMSWKRTEEAQPVQNGHAKNLFTARQAAVLAVLRQGKANKRIAYELNMREGTVKVHIRNIMKKLKAKNRTEVAILAHEMFADTAEG, from the coding sequence ATGACGACGCGCATGCACGGCACGTCGCGGGTGACGGCGAGCAACCTTATCCCGCGAGGGAAGACGCAAGACCTCGACAAGTTGCCGAGGATCGAAGAGGCAGACGGTCCGTCCCTCAAAAGCACGGACACCGGAACGATCGTGATCATCGATCAGCGCGTGCTGATCCGGGATTGTTTGGTCCGCTGCCTGAAGACGGCCAACAAGGATTGCCTCGTCCTGGCCTTTGCCAGCGTTATGGACTGGCTGGCCGGGGCGGCAGACCATCCGGCGCCGGCGGTGATCGTACTCTGCGTGCAGGACCGCAAACCCGTCGACGCGCAGATCGGGACCGAGCTGTCGGTTCTGGCGGGCCGCGGCATAGATGTCCCGGTCGTCATCATCTCCGATGCCGAGGATATGAACCACGTGGTCGCCGCGCTGGAGAATGGCGCCCGCGGCTATATCCCGACAAGCGTCACCCTTGATGTCGCGGTCGAAGCCATGCGTCTTGTGGAGGCGGGCGGCACCTTCGCGCCGGCCAGCACGATGATGTCGTGGAAGCGAACGGAAGAAGCTCAGCCGGTGCAGAACGGCCACGCCAAGAATCTGTTCACGGCGCGCCAGGCCGCCGTCCTTGCCGTCCTTCGGCAGGGCAAGGCCAACAAGCGCATCGCCTATGAGCTGAACATGCGGGAAGGCACCGTGAAGGTGCATATCCGCAATATCATGAAGAAACTGAAGGCAAAGAACCGCACTGAAGTTGCAATCCTTGCGCATGAAATGTTTGCGGATACCGCCGAAGGCTAG
- a CDS encoding HlyD family type I secretion periplasmic adaptor subunit — protein sequence MAPGTIKGRPWYADIPRSARTPTLFGVVVLGVSVLGFGVWGGTAPIAGAVVTSGMFVATGQNKIIQHLEGGVIREIAVREGDRVEPGQTLVHLDETAPRAELRRLQLRHIRLVAMDARLQAEMREQSEASFPPEILTMSDDPDAKMIVENQRLTFEARRRALDSEIATIRDGINALNERINGSKIQVAGVHEQLKLLSEEIEAKNHLLKSGFVRKPELLVLQRAYANLQGEVGRLQGEMGDARERIARANEQIAGVRKTAIKTAVEQLHEVRSELNDVRERIRAAKSVLDRVKITAPVRGVVVKLRYHTPGGVIEAGKNIMEILPLDAELIIEVRVRPQDIDSVKRGQHAMVRLTALSQRITPMIAGEVIYVSADALPDEKKGAQQTPSDIYVARVKLDALQASALQGFTPTPGMPADVFITTVERTFFEYLTKPIRDSMARAFREL from the coding sequence ATGGCTCCTGGTACGATAAAGGGACGGCCCTGGTACGCGGATATCCCCCGGTCGGCGCGGACGCCGACGCTGTTCGGCGTTGTCGTGCTCGGCGTCTCTGTGCTCGGCTTCGGCGTTTGGGGCGGCACCGCTCCCATCGCCGGCGCCGTGGTCACCTCCGGCATGTTTGTTGCGACCGGGCAGAACAAGATCATCCAGCATCTCGAAGGCGGCGTCATACGCGAGATCGCCGTGCGCGAGGGCGACCGGGTCGAGCCCGGCCAGACTCTCGTTCATCTCGACGAGACCGCTCCCCGGGCGGAGTTGCGCCGGCTGCAGTTGCGCCACATCCGGCTGGTCGCCATGGATGCACGCCTGCAAGCCGAGATGCGTGAGCAGTCCGAGGCCTCTTTCCCGCCCGAGATTCTCACCATGTCGGACGATCCGGATGCGAAGATGATCGTCGAGAACCAGCGCCTCACCTTCGAGGCGCGCCGACGGGCGCTCGACAGCGAGATCGCGACCATCAGGGATGGCATCAACGCCCTGAACGAGCGCATCAACGGCAGCAAGATCCAGGTCGCCGGCGTCCATGAACAGCTCAAATTGCTGAGCGAGGAAATCGAGGCGAAGAACCACCTGCTGAAAAGCGGGTTCGTGCGCAAGCCGGAGCTGCTGGTGCTGCAGCGCGCCTACGCCAATCTGCAGGGTGAAGTCGGCCGGCTGCAGGGTGAAATGGGCGACGCGAGGGAACGCATTGCGCGCGCCAATGAGCAGATCGCCGGCGTCAGGAAAACCGCGATCAAGACCGCGGTCGAGCAACTGCACGAAGTGCGCTCCGAACTCAACGACGTGCGTGAGCGCATTCGCGCGGCCAAGAGCGTCCTCGACCGGGTCAAGATCACCGCGCCGGTCAGGGGCGTCGTGGTCAAGCTCAGATATCACACGCCGGGCGGCGTCATCGAGGCCGGCAAGAACATCATGGAAATTCTCCCCCTCGATGCGGAGCTGATCATCGAAGTGCGCGTCCGTCCGCAGGATATCGACAGCGTCAAGCGCGGTCAGCACGCCATGGTTCGCCTGACCGCGCTCAGCCAGCGGATCACGCCGATGATTGCGGGAGAAGTCATCTATGTGTCGGCGGACGCCTTGCCGGATGAGAAAAAAGGCGCCCAGCAGACGCCGAGCGACATCTATGTCGCGCGCGTGAAGCTCGACGCCCTTCAGGCATCCGCCCTGCAGGGATTCACGCCGACACCCGGCATGCCGGCGGACGTGTTCATCACGACGGTGGAGCGGACGTTCTTCGAATATCTGACCAAGCCGATCCGCGACAGCATGGCTCGCGCATTCCGGGAGCTGTGA